From Saccopteryx leptura isolate mSacLep1 chromosome 3, mSacLep1_pri_phased_curated, whole genome shotgun sequence, one genomic window encodes:
- the EEF1E1 gene encoding eukaryotic translation elongation factor 1 epsilon-1, protein MAAAAELALLEKSLELSEGNKYSAPGERQIPVLQTNNGPSLTGLTTIATHLVKQAKKEYLLGSTAEEKAIVQQWLEYRVTRVDGNSTKDDIRILLKDLNSYLEDKVYLTGYNFTLADILLYYGLHRFIVDLTVQEKEKYLNLSRWFCHIQHHPGIRQQLSTVVFIKNRLYTNSH, encoded by the exons ATGGCGGCGGCCGCTGAGTTGGCGCTGCTGGAGAAGTCTCTGGAGCTAAGCGAAGGGAACAAATACAGCGCTCCGGGAGAGCGCCAG attccagtTCTTCAAACAAACAATGGTCCAAGTCTAACCGGATTGACTACTATAGCGACTCATCTGGTCAAGCAAGCCAAGAAAGAATACTTGCTTGGGAGCACAgcagaagaaaaagcaatagtTCAGCAGTGGTTAGAGTACAGAGTAACGCGAGTAGATGGAAACTCCACTAAAGATGATATCCGTATTCTGTTGAAG gatcTTAATTCATATCTTGAAGATAAAGTCTACCTTACAGGATACAACTTTACCTTAGCAGATATCCTGTTATACTATGGCCTCCATCGCTTCATT GTTGACCTAACAGttcaagaaaaggagaaatatctTAATTTGTCTCGCTGGTTTTGCCACATTCAGCATCATCCAGGCATCAGGCAACAACTGTCTACTGTCGTGTTCATCAAGAACAGACTGTATACTAATTCCCACTAG